Within the Mycobacterium gordonae genome, the region GGCCCACCGGTTAGCTGCGCTCAGCCGACTTTGATGGCCACTGTCATCTTCTCGGTCTTGGCGGGCAGTCGATCGGTGTCGACCACCAGAATCTCACCACTGTCCTGGGTTCCGTTGGGCAGCACCTTGGGCTTGAGCCGAAACGGCGGGGTGTCCGACGCCAGCCCGGCCAAACCGAAGTCGCTGTCGTTGGCCAGCATCAGCGTCTTCCCGCCGTCGCGGGTGGTGATGCCCTCGATCTTGTCGTGTCCGAAGAAGTCGCCGTTGGGCGACAGGGAGCGCAGCAGCGCTGAGACATCCAGCTGCAGTGTCTTGGTGGCGGCGGTGATTCCGGCAGCCTTGAGTTTGGCCAGCGCCTCGGCGTCGGTACTGACACCCACCAGCGTCTCGATCGGCATCTTGTTCACCAGCAATCCGCCGGCGGCGGCGTCGTACGTGGCGTCGGGCACCGTCGAGTTCGGCCCCACGTCGGTGGCGGCGGCGATGTCGGCCAGGTAGATCTTCACGTTCCCGTTCGGCGGGTTCTTGCTGTTGCGCTCGTCGACCAGGAACGTGGTTGCGCTCAGCGCGGTGATCTCCGAGATCCCGACCTTCGAGTCCTGCGGGTTGGCCAGCGGGTAGACGTATTCGTGCATGATATTGCGGTTGACCAGATTGACGGTGACGATGCGGGTGATCGGGACGGATTTGCCCGGACCCGGCAAACCCGGCGTCTGCAGCGCCGACTGCATGACGGCCACCAAGGTGTTGCCGTCCGGGGTGATCGTCAGCCCCTCCAGGCCCTGGTTGGGGGCGTGCAGCGAGAGCTCTCGCGGCAGGGTGTCGTCGTAGGGCGAAAGCCGTTCCAGCTCTTTGCCGTTCGCGTCGAAGTGGATGATGGATGGGCCGTACTCGTCGGACACCCAGAAGTTGCCGTCCAGTGTCGCGACCAGTCCCTCGGGATCCACGCCGTAGTCCGCAGGCGGCAGTGGCACGCCGTTGAGGTCGACCATGGTCTCACCAGCGCTCGCCCGGGGGTCGAGCAGGCCTTCCAGCGGGTGGCCGTCAGGTCCCTGCAACAGGATGGTCCGTTCCACCGTGGCCACGCCGTCGGCCAGCTTGAGCTTGGCGATGTGCGGGTGATATTCCGGGACCGGGAAGACGACTTCGTTCGGCGTGCGTCCTTCGACGTTGGGGCCGCGGTCGGTGAGCCCGTAGATCTCGTCGCTGCTGCCGGGCACCGGGGCGATGCCGGAGCCGTGCGCGCTGGCCTGAATGTCGACGCCACCCATGGTGGCCAGGGGTAGTTGGTCCTCGGTGAAGAGCTTGACGGTGCGACTGACGGTGACCGACAACTCGTCGTTGCCGCGGAAACCGGCGTCGGGGGTGTAGACCACCACCCCTTTGGGTCCGTAGCCGATCTTGCCGTGGGCGGGCTTGCCGAACGCCACAGGCGTGACACCGCCGGTCGCGGCCAACATGCGGTCCGGGGTGATGGTGAGCGGTTTGCCGGCCGACGCGCTGAACTCGGCCTTGCCCGTGGCCGCCGGCAGCGACGGCTTGGCACTGGATGCGCAGCCCGCGACGGTGACCAGCAGCGTGGCGAACAAGGCGACGGTTTTCGTTGTGTATGCCATCCGCATTACTTAGCAAGCCAAGTTGACAACCCGGTGTACGCCGGCCGCGCGCCGCTAATGCTTCTTGTCTCTCACCTTGTAGGTCGACGGCCACGATTTTCGTGACTCGTCGCCGGTCAGTGGGGTGCCCATGCCGCCCACCTTCACGTTGTAGGCCTCCTTGCCCGGTCCGACTTCCCGGTTGGCGTGTTCCTGAGCCAGGTAGTACAGCTCGTCGATGGTGGCCTCGTCGTAGGCCACGAAAGAGGTCTCCCGCGCGGCGTCGTCGATGCCGGCCAGCATTTTCTCCGGCAGGAAGCGCGATGCCAGGGCGGCCGCGCCGAGCAGCGAGAACGGGATGACCCAGTAGCAGATGAACGACAGCGGGGTCTTGGTGTCCAGGATCGTGGCGTCACTCTCCACGATCGCGGGGATGGTCGACGAGATGGTCATCCCGGCGAAGGCGGCGACCCAGACCCAGGTCAGTGTCGTGGTGACCCGTGCGAACAGGTCGGTCTTGACGACGTCGGGGGGTTGCTCGGCGGCGGCGAACTCACGCACGAACGGTTTGCCGACCAGCACGCCGACCAGCGCCACCAGGAAAATCCCCAGATTGCTCAGCGGTTGGATCCAGCGCGACATGAACTCGTCGCTGAACACAAAGGTCAGCACGGCCAGCACCACAAACGTTGCGACAGCCCCGATTTCAAGCGTGTGTCCGGGTTTTCCAGTGGTGCGCCCGACGGCGAAGACTGCAACGGCCATCAGCAGCGCGATCGATACGGCCGTGGCAAACGGGACGTTACCGACCAGGACCCAGTAGACGATCCACGGCGCAAAGCCAAAAAGCATGCCCACAACGGGTCAGTCTATGGCCGGGCTGCCGGAGTGATGCGCACCGGATCAGTTGCGGTACCTGCTTCTGGTCGGTGTCGGCC harbors:
- a CDS encoding esterase-like activity of phytase family protein, which gives rise to MAYTTKTVALFATLLVTVAGCASSAKPSLPAATGKAEFSASAGKPLTITPDRMLAATGGVTPVAFGKPAHGKIGYGPKGVVVYTPDAGFRGNDELSVTVSRTVKLFTEDQLPLATMGGVDIQASAHGSGIAPVPGSSDEIYGLTDRGPNVEGRTPNEVVFPVPEYHPHIAKLKLADGVATVERTILLQGPDGHPLEGLLDPRASAGETMVDLNGVPLPPADYGVDPEGLVATLDGNFWVSDEYGPSIIHFDANGKELERLSPYDDTLPRELSLHAPNQGLEGLTITPDGNTLVAVMQSALQTPGLPGPGKSVPITRIVTVNLVNRNIMHEYVYPLANPQDSKVGISEITALSATTFLVDERNSKNPPNGNVKIYLADIAAATDVGPNSTVPDATYDAAAGGLLVNKMPIETLVGVSTDAEALAKLKAAGITAATKTLQLDVSALLRSLSPNGDFFGHDKIEGITTRDGGKTLMLANDSDFGLAGLASDTPPFRLKPKVLPNGTQDSGEILVVDTDRLPAKTEKMTVAIKVG